One genomic segment of Impatiens glandulifera chromosome 6, dImpGla2.1, whole genome shotgun sequence includes these proteins:
- the LOC124941861 gene encoding transcription factor TCP17: MIGNSSEREFEGKQTNQTVANIDSRLSKGASTSRQLSAFKNPRIVRVSRAFGGKDRHSKVYTVRGLRDRRIRLSVPTAIQLYDLQDRLGLNQPSKVVDWLLEVTKDDIDKLPPLQIPIANFNNLHHPQTLDSHEPKVHQSLISHLQDQHHENESDQGNYRNAQNFFPVSNNFPFPTILNNAIPYNPNSYIWDPTSLSQYGGHGALPQQENPNPTSASQLYLYHSSAGPSVLPSFQPSIAIPTIENIDASNRQINHFQFMNPTNPLTSSMFHRLHPQHKKGGTTNNSP; encoded by the coding sequence AACTAATCAAACCGTGGCTAATATAGATAGTAGGCTGTCAAAGGGAGCATCAACTTCAAGACAATTATCCGCTTTCAAGAATCCAAGAATAGTACGAGTGTCGCGTGCATTCGGAGGAAAAGATAGACATAGCAAAGTATACACGGTAAGAGGGTTAAGAGATAGACGAATTAGACTTTCAGTGCCCACAGCTATTCAACTATATGATCTACAAGATAGACTTGGCCTTAACCAACCAAGCAAAGTTGTCGATTGGTTGTTAGAAGTCACCAAGGATGATATCGACAAGCTTCCCCCACTCCAAATTCCCATTGCAAATTTCAACAATTTGCATCACCCACAAACCCTAGATTCTCATGAGCCAAAAGTTCATCAATCTTTAATCTCCCACTTACAAGATCAACACCACGAAAATGAAAGTGATCAAGGGAACTATAGAAATGCCCAAAACTTCTTTCCAGTGTCAAACAATTTCCCATTCCCAACAATACTAAACAATGCCATTCCATACAACCCTAACTCTTATATTTGGGACCCAACTTCTTTGTCACAATATGGAGGCCATGGAGCCTTGCCACAACAAGAAAACCCCAACCCTACTTCGGCTTCTCAATTATATCTTTATCATTCATCAGCTGGGCCATCGGTTTTACCTTCTTTTCAACCTTCAATTGCAATTCCTACCATAGAGAATATCGATGCTAGTAATAGGCAAATCAACCACTTCCAATTCATGAACCCCACAAACCCTCTTACTTCCTCGATGTTTCATCGCCTTCATCCACAACACAAGAAAGGAGGAACCACAAACAACAGTCCTTGA
- the LOC124941698 gene encoding protein LONGIFOLIA 2-like: MAAKLLNSWKEDNPNLIRHQVGCMKGVFHMFDRPYMLNNRRISGRNHKKLEYDNHHSNGSGQVDEEETEDLFPQTKTKEKNMIRNGKDKHELSRGSSSSFSSADYKRKAQPELLSFDQALSLERNNRESIMSRTSSSSHLPRPTLDLRDVVKDSMYREARTLSLKTTIEEEVPKQRSSSDLRESIDVLAKLKGTPQNLNGDVSKHPLNNNVSRLSCDGKDLKELPRLSLDSRERSIGSLNSDLKTHFPLRHSKSQREVGSSSNSGTPQCPSVVGQLMGLGNSQRFRLDIDGKVESIMNFPVEESNSFSRSSTLADSNQIQNSPRSNWREPSSPRRKNPDIVMKPIPNSRLPSENAPWKSSSNSFPSVYGEIEKRLKDLEFTQSSKDLRALKQILEAMQAKGLLEMKKEEDGGDYEQKYKEDQNNSQLVNQQRPSCSTDDNSTKFESPIIIMKPAKLIDESCILASKFIPMDILSRVPERKDGEYSLTGRRKLSSQSSRNRIQKTTATSSNSALPDDRKKSIKTARSPQTSSMNHQLPKQTTSLVKNSESVSPRLQQKKHELERRSRPPTPPEPKKKWKQNKEQPELSSPGGKRRTKLAKAKIKKEQSIDSDNLSTQSEGHVFSDSGNETEFSFPDKHTGTNESPSSKLKIANLLLSEPEKKLSVQLSENVAADELARVTPAQPSPISVLDYSIQKGVNNTNEKQLSPVIKDGSLIVCGDSSNENISPDSTDKILLKSEINREKLENIETLVQKLKRVNSAHDESENDYIASLCEDLNPDHRYICEILLASGLILRDLDSSLVNFQLHPSNYPINPELFMVLEQTKAATFDEDQMLHRKLIFDAINEILVEKFTLLSLPPQPRPKPMSGRLTEKPMNGQMLLRDLCLEVDKLLQNQDKFDSSPGKENEVLQSIIFEDLISKLENSNDMAVDVYDVVLNVERMIFKDLIEEIVFGDATCFASQSQ, translated from the exons GAAAAGAACATGATCAGGAATGGGAAGGATAAACATGAACTATCACGGggatcttcatcttcattctcatcTGCTGACTATAAGAGAAAAGCTCAACCTGAACTTTTGTCTTTTGACCAGGCTCTTTCATTGGAAAGAAATAATAGGGAATCAATAATGAGCAGAACCAGCTCATCTTCACATTTACCACGCCCAACACTCGATCTGAGAGATGTGGTCAAAGACTCCATGTATCGAGAAGCTCGAACACTATCTCTGAAGACAACCATTGAAGAAGAAGTACCAAAGCAAAGATCATCTTCTGATCTAAGGGAGTCAATAGATGTTCTTGCAAAGCTTAAAGGAACCCCACAGAATCTCAATGGAGACGTTTCAAAACATCCACTCAATAATAATGTTTCTCGTCTTTCTTGTGATGGAAAGGATCTTAAAGAACTGCCCAGACTTTCTCTTGATAGCAGAGAAAGATCAATTGGAAGTTTAAACTCTGATTTGAAAACACATTTCCCTTTGAGACATTCGAAGTCTCAAAGGGAGGTCGGTTCTAGCAGCAACTCTGGCACTCCTCAATGTCCAAGTGTCGTGGGACAGCTAATGGGTTTGGGGAATTCCCAGAGGTTTAGATTGGACATTGATGGAAAAGTGGAATCGATAATGAACTTTCCAGTAGAAGAGTCTAATTCTTTCTCAAGATCTTCTACATTGGCGGATTCCAACCAGATACAAAATTCTCCGAGGAGCAATTGGAGGGAACCATCTTCACCACGGAGGAAAAATCCCGATATTGTCATGAAACCCATTCCAAATTCACGGTTACCAAGTGAAAACGCTCCTTGGAAGAGTAGTAGTAATTCCTTCCCTTCTGTTTATGGTGAAATAGAGAAACGTTTGAAGGATCTTGAATTCACACAATCCAGTAAAGATCTCAGGGCCCTCAAACAGATTCTGGAGGCAATGCAGGCCAAAGGACTGTTGGAGATGAAGAAGGAAGAGGATGGAGGAGACTATGAGCAGAAGTATAAAGAGGATCAGAATAATTCCCAACTGGTTAACCAACAAAGGCCATCATGTTCTACAGATGATAATTCCACAAAATTTGAGTCCCCCATTATTATAATGAAACCTGCAAAGCTTATTGACGAATCATGCATCCTTGCTTCTAAATTTATTCCGATGGATATCCTTTCACGGGTTCCAGAACGTAAGGATGGTGAATACTCCTTGACTGGAAGAAGAAAGTTGAGTAGCCAATCGAGCAGAAATCGGATTCAGAAAACTACTGCCACCAGCAGTAATTCTGCTTTACCTGATGATAGGAAAAAGAGTATCAAAACCGCTAGATCACCACAAACTTCATCAATGAATCATCAGTTGCCCAAACAGACAACAAGCTTGGTTAAGAACTCGGAATCAGTAAGCCCGAGATTGCAACAGAAGAAACATGAATTGGAGAGGCGATCTCGACCACCCACTCCTCCTGAGCCAAAGAAAAAGTGGAAACAGAACAAGGAGCAACCTGAATTGAGCTCCCCAGGTGGGAAACGTAGAACTAAGCTTGCCaaagcaaaaataaaaaaagagcaATCTATTGATAGTGATAACTTGTCCACTCAATCAGAAGGACATGTTTTCTCAGATTCTGGAAATGAAACAGAATTCTCATTTCCCGATAAACACACTGGCACCAATGAAAGCCCGAGTTCAAAATTGAAGATTGCAAATCTGTTACTATCTGAACCTGAAAAG AAGCTGAGTGTTCAATTGAGTGAAAATGTGGCAGCTGATGAACTTGCTCGAGTTACACCCGCACAACCAAGTCCTATATCTGTTCTTGATTACTCAATTCAAAAAGGTGTCAATAATACCAATGAGAAACAATTATCTCCCGTGATTAAAG ATGGAAGCCTTATTGTTTGTGGTGACTCTTCCAATGAAAACATCTCACCAGATTCTACAGACAAAATTCTTCTTAAATCAGAAATCAACCGCGAGAAGTTAGAGAACATAGAGACCTTAGTCCAGAAACTAAAGCGTGTAAACTCAGCACACGACGAGTCAGAAAATGATTACATTGCATCTCTATGCGAAGACTTGAATCCCGATCACAGATACATCTGCGAAATACTATTGGCTTCTGGACTCATTCTAAGGGATCTCGATTCTAGCCTTGTGAATTTTCAGTTACATCCGTCAAATTACCCAATCAATCCAGAATTATTTATGGTTTTGGAACAGACTAAGGCAGCGACTTTCGACGAAGATCAAATGCTTCACAGGAAGCTTATCTTCGATGCGATAAATGAGATTCTCGTGGAGAAGTTTACATTGCTCAGTCTTCCACCACAGCCAAGGCCAAAGCCAATGTCTGGTAGGCTGACTGAGAAACCCATGAATGGGCAGATGCTATTGAGAGACTTATGTTTGGAAGTAGACAAGCTCCTACAGAATCAGGACAAGTTTGACTCTTCTCCTGGGAAGGAAAATGAGGTGTTGCAATCCATAATCTTTGAAGATCTCATCTCTAAATTGGAAAATTCGAATGACATGGCTGTTGATGTGTATGATGTGGTTTTGAATGTTGAGAGAATGATTTTCAAAGACTTGATTGAGGAGATTGTTTTTGGTGACGCGACTTGTTTCGCGAGCCAAAGCCAGTAA